One genomic segment of Streptomyces liangshanensis includes these proteins:
- a CDS encoding succinate dehydrogenase iron-sulfur subunit, whose product MSTATMDRVEAASAASHLITVTFRIRRFNPEVSAEATWQDFQIDIDPKERVLDGLHKIKWELDGSLTFRRSCAHGICGSDAMRINGKNRLACKTLIKDIISPDKNGVSKPITVEAIKGLTVLKDLIVDMDPFFQAYRDVMPFLVTTGNEPTRERHQTAEDRERFDDTTKCILCAACTSSCPVFWNDGQYFGPAAIVNAHRFIFDSRDEAGEQRLEILNDKDGVWRCRTTFNCTDACPRGIEVTKAIQEVKRALITRRF is encoded by the coding sequence ATGTCCACAGCCACCATGGACCGGGTCGAGGCGGCCTCCGCCGCCTCGCACCTCATCACGGTCACCTTCCGGATCCGCCGCTTCAACCCGGAGGTCTCGGCCGAGGCGACCTGGCAGGACTTCCAGATCGACATCGACCCCAAGGAGCGGGTCCTCGACGGTCTCCACAAGATCAAGTGGGAACTGGACGGGTCGCTCACCTTCCGCCGCTCGTGCGCGCACGGCATCTGCGGCTCGGACGCGATGCGGATCAACGGCAAGAACCGGCTGGCGTGCAAGACGCTGATCAAGGACATCATCTCGCCCGACAAGAACGGGGTGTCCAAGCCGATCACGGTCGAGGCCATAAAGGGCCTGACGGTCCTCAAGGACCTGATCGTCGACATGGACCCGTTCTTCCAGGCGTACCGCGACGTGATGCCGTTCCTCGTCACGACCGGCAACGAGCCGACGCGTGAGCGCCACCAGACCGCCGAGGACCGCGAGCGGTTCGACGACACCACCAAGTGCATCCTGTGCGCGGCGTGCACCTCGTCCTGCCCGGTGTTCTGGAACGACGGCCAGTACTTCGGCCCGGCGGCCATCGTGAACGCCCACCGCTTCATCTTCGACTCGCGTGACGAGGCCGGCGAGCAGCGGCTGGAGATCCTCAACGACAAGGACGGCGTGTGGCGCTGCCGCACGACGTTCAACTGCACGGACGCCTGCCCGCGCGGCATCGAGGTCACGAAGGCGATCCAGGAGGTCAAGCGCGCGCTGATCACGCGTCGCTTCTGA
- a CDS encoding FKBP-type peptidyl-prolyl cis-trans isomerase: MTNEPAKPGVEVPAGDPPAELTIRDLVIGDGPEALPGRVVQVHYVGVTFASGTEFDSSWEQDRPFKFAVGGGRVIKGWDRGVRGMRVGGRREIIVPPRLGYGGQSPSAFIPPGSTLIFVVDLLTVAGGPPERA, translated from the coding sequence GTGACGAACGAGCCGGCCAAGCCCGGTGTCGAGGTTCCGGCGGGTGACCCGCCCGCGGAGCTGACGATCCGGGACCTCGTGATCGGGGACGGGCCCGAGGCGCTGCCGGGCCGGGTGGTCCAGGTGCACTACGTCGGGGTGACGTTCGCGTCCGGGACGGAGTTCGACTCCTCCTGGGAGCAGGACCGGCCGTTCAAGTTCGCCGTGGGCGGGGGCCGGGTCATCAAGGGCTGGGACCGCGGGGTGCGGGGCATGCGGGTCGGCGGCCGGCGCGAGATCATCGTCCCCCCGCGTCTGGGGTACGGCGGTCAGTCCCCCTCCGCGTTCATCCCGCCGGGCTCGACGCTGATCTTCGTCGTGGACCTGCTCACGGTCGCGGGCGGGCCGCCGGAGCGGGCCTGA